In one Streptomyces sp. T12 genomic region, the following are encoded:
- a CDS encoding dihydroorotase, with the protein MSKILIRGAKVLGGEPQDVLIDGGTIAEVGAGLSAEGAQVVEAAGKVLLPGLVDLHTHLREPGREDSETVLTGTRAAAGGGYTSVFAMANTFPVADTAGVVEQVYRLGQEHGYCDVQPIGAVTVGLEGKKLAELGAMYESAAGVTVFSDDGKCVDDAVMMRRALEYVKAFGGVVAQHAQEPRLTEGAQMNEGVVSAELGLGGWPAVAEESIIARDVLLAEHVGSRVHICHLSTAGSVEIVRWAKSRGIDVTAEVTPHHLLLTDELVRTYNPVYKVNPPLRTERDVLALREALADGTIDIVATDHAPHPHEDKDCEWAAAAMGMVGLETALSVVQETMVDTGLLTWAGVAERMSFKPAEIGQAKGHGRPVSAGEPANLTLVDTEYRGSVDPAGFASRSRNTPYQGRELPGRVTHTWLRGKATLVDGKLT; encoded by the coding sequence ATGAGCAAGATCCTGATCCGTGGTGCGAAGGTGCTCGGCGGCGAGCCGCAGGACGTGCTGATCGACGGCGGGACCATCGCAGAGGTGGGCGCCGGTCTGAGCGCCGAGGGCGCCCAGGTCGTCGAGGCGGCGGGCAAGGTGCTGCTGCCGGGCCTGGTCGACCTGCACACCCATCTGCGTGAGCCCGGGCGCGAGGACTCCGAGACCGTGCTGACCGGCACGCGCGCGGCGGCCGGCGGCGGCTACACGTCCGTGTTCGCCATGGCCAACACCTTCCCCGTCGCCGACACGGCCGGTGTCGTCGAGCAGGTCTACCGGCTCGGCCAGGAGCACGGTTACTGCGATGTGCAGCCCATCGGTGCCGTGACCGTCGGCCTGGAGGGCAAGAAGCTCGCCGAGCTGGGCGCCATGTACGAGTCGGCCGCCGGGGTCACCGTCTTCTCCGACGACGGCAAGTGCGTCGACGACGCGGTGATGATGCGGCGGGCGCTGGAGTACGTGAAGGCCTTCGGTGGCGTGGTCGCCCAGCACGCGCAGGAGCCGCGGCTGACCGAGGGCGCCCAGATGAACGAGGGCGTCGTCTCCGCCGAGCTGGGGCTCGGTGGCTGGCCCGCGGTGGCCGAAGAATCGATCATCGCCCGGGATGTCCTGCTGGCCGAGCACGTCGGCTCCCGCGTGCACATCTGTCACCTGTCGACCGCAGGCTCCGTCGAGATCGTGCGCTGGGCCAAGTCCCGGGGCATCGACGTCACCGCCGAGGTCACCCCGCACCACCTCCTCCTCACCGACGAGCTGGTGCGGACGTACAACCCGGTCTACAAGGTGAACCCGCCGCTGCGTACCGAGCGCGACGTGCTGGCCCTGCGCGAGGCGCTCGCCGACGGCACGATCGACATCGTGGCCACCGACCACGCCCCGCACCCGCACGAGGACAAGGACTGCGAGTGGGCCGCGGCCGCCATGGGCATGGTCGGCCTGGAGACCGCGTTGTCAGTGGTGCAGGAGACCATGGTGGACACCGGGCTCCTCACCTGGGCCGGGGTCGCCGAGCGCATGTCCTTCAAGCCCGCCGAGATCGGGCAGGCGAAGGGGCACGGCCGTCCCGTCTCGGCTGGTGAGCCCGCCAACCTCACGCTCGTCGACACGGAATACCGTGGGTCCGTGGACCCCGCGGGCTTCGCCTCGCGCAGCCGCAACACTCCGTACCAGGGGCGTGAGCTGCCGGGCCGTGTCACGCACACGTGGCTCCGGGGCAAGGCCACGCTCGTCGAC
- a CDS encoding aspartate carbamoyltransferase catalytic subunit, with product MQRHLISAADLTRDDAVLILDTAEEMARVADRPIKKLPTLRGRTVVNLFFEDSTRTRISFEAAEKRLSADVINFSAKGSSVSKGESLKDTAQTLEAMGVDAVVIRHGASGAPYRLANSGWIDAAVINAGDGTHQHPTQALLDAFTMRRRLVGRDAGLGQDLAGKRITIVGDILHGRVARSNVDLLHTLGAEVTLVAPPTLVPVGVETWPCEVSYDLDSTLPKSDAVMMLRVQRERMNAAFFPTEREYSRRYGLDGDRMAKMPEHAIVMHPGPMVRGMEITAEVADSERCTAIEQVANGVSIRMAVLYLLLGGNEPALTHARTTEEK from the coding sequence ATGCAGCGTCATCTCATCTCGGCCGCCGACCTCACCCGCGACGACGCCGTCCTGATCCTCGACACCGCCGAGGAGATGGCCCGGGTCGCCGACCGGCCGATCAAGAAGCTGCCGACCCTGCGCGGCCGCACCGTCGTCAACCTCTTCTTCGAGGACTCCACGCGCACGCGTATCTCCTTCGAGGCCGCCGAGAAGCGGTTGTCGGCGGACGTCATCAACTTCTCGGCCAAGGGGTCGAGCGTGTCCAAGGGCGAGTCCCTGAAGGACACCGCCCAGACCCTGGAGGCCATGGGCGTCGACGCCGTCGTCATCCGGCACGGCGCCTCCGGAGCGCCGTACCGCCTCGCCAACTCCGGCTGGATCGACGCGGCCGTCATCAACGCCGGCGACGGCACCCACCAGCACCCCACCCAGGCCCTGTTGGACGCCTTCACCATGCGTCGCCGCCTGGTCGGCCGGGACGCCGGGCTCGGCCAGGACCTCGCCGGCAAGCGCATCACGATCGTCGGCGACATCCTGCACGGGCGGGTCGCCCGCTCCAACGTCGACCTGCTGCACACCCTCGGCGCGGAGGTCACCCTCGTCGCCCCGCCGACCCTGGTGCCGGTCGGCGTCGAGACCTGGCCCTGCGAGGTGTCGTACGACCTCGACAGCACGCTGCCCAAGTCCGATGCGGTGATGATGCTGCGCGTGCAGCGCGAGCGCATGAACGCCGCGTTCTTCCCGACCGAGCGCGAGTACTCGCGGCGCTACGGCCTCGACGGCGACCGCATGGCCAAGATGCCCGAGCACGCCATCGTGATGCACCCCGGCCCGATGGTCCGCGGCATGGAGATCACCGCCGAGGTCGCCGACTCGGAGCGCTGCACCGCCATCGAGCAGGTCGCAAACGGAGTGTCCATCCGGATGGCCGTTCTGTATCTGCTGCTCGGGGGCAACGAACCCGCCCTCACCCACGCCCGTACCACCGAGGAGAAGTAA
- the pyrR gene encoding bifunctional pyr operon transcriptional regulator/uracil phosphoribosyltransferase PyrR, with protein sequence MDKQQDTQASDARPVLEGPDIARVLTRIAHEIVERAKGADDVVLLGIPTRGVFLAQRLAAKLEQITERKIPVGSLDITMYRDDLRMHPPRALARTEIPGDGLDGRLVVLVDDVLFSGRTIRAALDALNDIGRPRAVQLAVLVDRGHRELPIRADYVGKNLPTSLRETVKVQLAEEDGRDTVLLGAKQTSQ encoded by the coding sequence ATGGACAAGCAGCAGGACACGCAAGCGTCCGATGCGCGGCCCGTCCTCGAAGGCCCTGACATCGCGCGGGTCTTGACCCGCATCGCCCACGAGATCGTCGAGCGCGCCAAGGGCGCCGACGACGTGGTGCTCCTCGGCATTCCGACCCGCGGCGTCTTCCTCGCCCAGCGGCTCGCCGCCAAGCTCGAGCAGATCACCGAGCGCAAGATCCCGGTCGGCTCGCTCGACATCACCATGTACCGCGACGACCTGCGCATGCACCCGCCGCGTGCGCTGGCCCGCACCGAGATCCCCGGTGACGGTCTCGACGGCCGCCTCGTCGTGCTGGTCGACGACGTCCTTTTCTCCGGCCGCACCATCCGCGCCGCCCTCGACGCCCTGAACGACATCGGCCGTCCGCGCGCGGTCCAGCTCGCGGTCCTCGTGGACCGTGGCCACCGCGAACTGCCCATCCGCGCCGACTACGTCGGCAAGAACCTCCCCACGTCGCTGCGGGAGACGGTCAAGGTCCAGCTCGCCGAGGAGGACGGTCGCGACACCGTGCTGCTCGGCGCGAAGCAGACCTCCCAGTAG